One Suncus etruscus isolate mSunEtr1 chromosome 13, mSunEtr1.pri.cur, whole genome shotgun sequence genomic region harbors:
- the PRPS1L1 gene encoding LOW QUALITY PROTEIN: ribose-phosphate pyrophosphokinase 3 (The sequence of the model RefSeq protein was modified relative to this genomic sequence to represent the inferred CDS: inserted 1 base in 1 codon; substituted 1 base at 1 genomic stop codon) has protein sequence MPNIKLFCGSSHQDLGQKIAEHLGLELGKVMMKKFSNQETSVEIGESMCGEDVYIIQSGCGEINDHLMELLIMINACKFASAHKLTAVIPCFPYARQDKKDKSRAPITTKLVANMLSIAGTDHIITMDLHASQIQGFSDXPVDNIYAEPAVLKWTQEHISQXRNCIIVSPDAGGTKRVTSIADRLNVDFALIYKELKKANEVDRMVLVGDVKDHMDILVDDMADTCGTICHAAEKLLSAGATQVHAILTHGILSGPAISCTNEVCLEAVVVTNTIPQEDKMKLCSKIHVIDISMILAEAIRRTHNGELVSYLFSHVPL, from the exons ATGCCCAACATCAAACTCTTCTGTGGCAGCTCCCACCAGGACTTGGGCCAGAAGATCGCAGAGCATCTGGGCCTGGAGCTGGGCAAGGTGATGATGAAGAAGTTCAGCAACCAGGAGACGAGCGTGGAAATAGGCGAAAGCATGTGTGGGGAAGACGTGTACATCATCCAGAGCGGATGTGGGGAGATCAACGACCACCTCATGGAATTGCTCATCATGATCAACGCCTGCAAGTTTGCCTCTGCGCACAAGCTCACTGCTGTCATCCCCTGTTTCCCCTATGCACGCCAGGACAAGAAAGACAAGAGTCGTGCGCCCATCACCACCAAGCTAGTGGCCAACATGCTGTCCATTGCAGGCACGGACCACATCATCACCATGGATCTGCATGCCTCCCAGATCCAGGGTTTCTCTG ATCCCGTGGACAACATTTATGCAGAACCTGCAGTCTTGAAATGGACCCAGGAGCACATCTCCCAGTGAAGGAATTGCATCATCGTGTCCCCAGATGCTGGTGGGACCAAGAGGGTCACCTCCATTGCAGACCGCCTCAATGTAGACTTTGCGCTCATCTACAAAGAACTCAAGAAGGCCAATGAAGTGGACCGCATGGTGCTGGTGGGAGACGTGAAGGACCACATGGATATCCTGGTGGATGACATGGCAGACACCTGTGGGACCATCTGCCATGCGGCTGAGAAGCTTCTCTCGGCTGGGGCCACCCAGGTCCATGCCATCCTGACCCATGGGATCCTATCAGGCCCGGCTATCTCTTGCACTAATGAGGTATGTTTGGAAGCTGTGGTGGTGACCAACACCATCCCCCAGGAGGATAAGATGAAGCTTTGCTCCAAGATACATGTCATTGATATCTCCATGATCCTGGCAGAAGCCATCAGGAGGACTCACAATGGAGAATTGGTCTCCTACCTCTTCAGCCATGTCCCTTTATGA